In Halobacteroides halobius DSM 5150, the genomic window ACTTGAACAGTTAGAATCTAAAGGAATTAATAAACGACGATTAGAAGCAAAGATGGCTGGGGGAGCACAGATGTTTAATTTAGTTAATACCAATAGTAAAATGAGGATAGGAGCGAGGAATATCGAGGCTGTAAAAGAAGAGTTAAATAATTATAAAATCCCTTTATTAGGATCAGAAGTAGGAGAAAACTATGGTAGAACAATGGAGTTTTATACAAAGACAGGTGAGGCAAAGATAAAAACGGTTAAGCATGATGATATAATATTATAGTTTCAAAAGCTATAAAGAGTAGGGGAGTGTTAAGCTTGAAGTTGTTAGCTAAGAAATTGGCCCTATTATTTTTTGTGATTGCTATAAGTGTAATTTCATTAGTCGGAATAGGTAGTAGTTTAAATTGGATCACTATTTTAAAAAGGGATTTAATCGGTGGTTTATTATTTAGTTTATTAGGGGGCGTAATTGGTCAATTAGTAGCTTATAATTTAGATAACTTTGGAATTGATGAAAATTCTAAACCTAGAGAAGAAGTAGCAGCTAGTCAAGCAGATACAGCAGATAAGAATGAGCAAAAATCTAAGATGGAATCACTTGAATTTGATACTGTAGATCAAACAGAAGAAAATGTAGTCAATATGGCTCAAGAAGACCCAGCTAAGATGGCTGACTTAGTTAGTAATATGAGTGATCAAGACTAGTAAGGAGGCAGTTTGAATGGCGGGGATTAATAAATTGTCTGAAGATAAATTATGGAAAAAATATAAGCAAAATGATTCACAAGCAGCTAAAGAAGAATTAATTTTAAGATATATACCTCTAATTAAACATATTGTAGGTAAAATTATGGTCACTATTCCAGATGAATATACTTTTGATGACTTGGTCAACTATGGTGTCTTAGGTTTAATTGATGCAATGAAGCGTTTTGATTATCAACGGGGAATAAAGTTTTCTACTTATGCGCTACCAAGGATTAAGGGTGCTATTTATGATGAGTTAAGAAGATTAGATTGGGTTCCAACTAGTATCAGAAGGCAAGCAAAGGAATTTGCTGAAGTTTTAGGCAGATTAGAGAATAAGTTAGGCCGCTCTCCTACTGATGAGGAATTGAAAGAAGAATTAAATCTAACCAATAATGAATATAACAAACTGCTAGCCCGGATTAATATTTCTGACAATATATCTTTAGATAAAGTTATTACCCAACAGAAAAATGGACTAAAGATTAAAGATATAATTAAGAGTGTCTCTCAAGAGGAACCTGACCAGATATTTAGTTATAATGAGACAAAAAGAATTCTAGGAGAAGCAATTGATAAGTTACCAGATAAAGAGAAATTAGTAATTAGTCTTTACTATCATGATGATCTAACATTACAAGAAATAGGTGAGGTTATGGAGCTAACAACAGCTAGAATCTCTCAATTACATACGAAAGCTATTTTTAGATTAAGGGGGCATTTAAGTAGAAAGAAAGATTTATTATTAGGCTAAAATTTAATTTAGTGTTCTGGAGAACTTTTTTTATTTTTATTATATGATATAATAGAAATAAATGGTTAAGGTGTTATAAAGAGGGGGGCTATAAATTGATTAATCAAAAGGTAAGGGTTGAGGGGGATACTAAAGAAGAAGCACTAACAAAAGCCTATCAATTAATTCAACAGCAAGTAGATAAGGAATTTGATAAAAGTAATATTTCTTTAAATCTTGTAAAAGAAGAGAAGAGACTATGGGGGTTAATGGGAACTAAGAAGGTCTATCAAGCTGTATTAAAGCTAAGGGAAGAAACTGATATTGATGGTGATTTTAATATCTTAATAAAAGAAGAGGGCATTTTTTTAGAGGTAATACAGCCTCAAGGCGATGGAGCTGGAGTTAGCTTGGCTGCAATAGAAGAGCAAATAACAGAAAAAGAGATTATTGAAGTTGATCAAGAAGCAGTTAGTGAAGCATTAACCCTTGGTCAAGAAAAGATAAAGATTGCTGAAAGAAAGCCAGAGTTAGATCGTGATGCAGAAATAAATCTAGAGATTAGTGATGATCAATTAAAGGCTTATTTAGATTATATTCCAGCATTAGGTGGTAAGAAATTGACAGCAGATGAAATTATAGATCAGGTCAAAGAAAGGGGCGTTATATTTGGTCTTAGAGAAGAGGAGTTTAGGGCCAAATTTAATCAAGATAAGGAATTAGAGAGCTTTTTAATAGCCCAAGGAGAAGAGCCCACTCCTGGTGAAGATGGCCAGCTTGATTTTAAATTTGACTTAGACCGTCAAGAGCAAAAGGTCAATTTAAAAGAAGACGGAACAGCAGATTTTTATAATTTGAATCGTATTGTTAATGTTGAATCTGGTGATTTGTTAGTAGAAAAAATTCCACCTGTAGAGGGGAAAGCTGGAACTTCAGTCAAGGGCCAAGAAATGCCACCTAAACCAGTTGAAGAAGCAGAAATACCTGTTGGAGAAAATGTAAGCTTAAGTGATGATGGATTATTTTTAGAGGCAGAAATGGAAGGGCAGGTTGTTTATACTAATCAAGTTGTTAGTGTGACTAAGATTCATAAAGTAAATGGTAATGTAAATTTAGAAACAGGAAATATTGATTTTAATGGTAGTGTAATAATTAATGGAAATATAGAAGATGGAATGGAAGTTAAAGCTACAGGAAATATTCATGTTAAAGGTTGTGTTTATAATGCTCAGGTGGAATCTGGGGGCCAAATCACAATAAATAAAGGTTTTATTGCTGGAGATAAAGGTTATTTAAAAGCTGAAGGTGATATTGAGGTTAAATTTGTCGAGAATGGAATAGTAGAAACTAAAGGTAGCTTAATAGTTAAACAGGCGATTATGCATAGTCAAGCTAATGCTAGGAAGAAAGTAATAGTTGAAGAAGGTAAGGGGTTAATAGTCGGGGGAGAGATTAGAGCTGGAATTGAGATTAGTGCTAAAGAAATAGGGTCTAATTTAGCTACTCCAACTGAAATTGGGGTTGGTGTCACTCCTCAGTTGAGAGATGAGTATAATAAGGTTAAAAGTAAATTAGAAACGAAAAAAGAAAAGTTAGAGGAGACAATAAAGAATATAAACTTATTAAATAAACAGGAGGCTAAGGGCAGACTAGAGGGAAAAAAAGAGCAGCTACTACAGCAATTAACTAACCAAAGAAATATTCTTTCCAGGAAAGTTAAGCGATTAAAGACTGAACAAAAAGAATTAACAAATAGATTAGAAGAAGATGTAAATGCAAGGGTGAAAGTCAAGAAGACTATTTACTCTGGAGTTAATATTATGATTGGAAATCAGTATAAAAAGATAAAGAAGAAAAATACGCATGTGCAGTATTATGCTGGTGATGAAGAGATTAAGTCTGCTTCTTATTAAATAGTCAAGTTTATTCTTGGCAAGGAGGTGTTAAGGTTGGTTGGCCCAATCAATCCTAAAGCATTTGTTCCTCGGTCATTAGAAGTTAGTAATCAAGAACAGACGATGAATGTACAGTATGAACAAGTAGCACAAGATTTAAAAAAACAGCATAAAAACCAACAACAAAGAGTTAATCAGTTAGAAGAAACTGAATCTAAACGGGTACGTGATGAAGAAAATAAAAAAGAGAAAAAGGATAAAAAAGACCAAGAAAAGCAAGATGATACAAAAGAGAAAGAAGATTTAGACCAAGAAACTCTTGGCAGGCATATTGATATTAAAGTTTAGTGATGATTAAAATCTCTAAAACGGAGTTGATAGGATGGAATATATAATTAGTAATATCGATTATATACTATTTGGAATAGGAATTATAATAATATTTATTTCTTTATTTTTAACTTATAGAGTTGATAGTGATAATGATGAATATTATATTGAATCAGAATTATTATCAAAAATTAGGGAAGTAAAAGAAGATATAGAGGAGAGTTTAGCTAATAAAGAATTTAAAGAAGTATTAGATGAGGAGATTAAACCTAATAAGTTTAATCAAGAAGTCACTTCACTAAAAAGATTAGCTAAAGATCTAGACCAGAAGGTAGAAAAAATAGCTAATAAATTAGATAGATTAGAAGGACGATTTGATAATAGTTTCCAGAAAAAGTTTTCAACTAAGCCAAGCCAAGAAAATGACTCTGTAAAATCTAAAGAGTACAAAAAGATTAAGAAATTAGTTGATGAAGGTTATACTCTAGCTGAAGTAGCTCAGAAGTTAGATATGGGTAATAGAGAAGTAAGACTAATTTGGAAGTTCAATTCACGGGGGTCAAAATAATGTTGCGACATATATTATTGGGGGTTGGGATTACATTAATTGTGGTAGCTTTAGTTTTAATGGGGGTTAATGTAGCTCAACCTTCTTTTGATAATTCTAAGAATAGAATTAATAATAAGCGGCAAACTATAATTAAGGAAGCCAGAAAACTAGGGATGGCTTTTCCTGGTGAAAATTATCAATCAGGAATCTCTTTAGAGCAGAATATAGATTTAGAAAAGGTTATTAGTTCATTAGCAAAAGAAAAATCTAAGCAATCAAATAGTGTTAAGGATCATTTGCGAGAAATCATAATTAATATTCCACAAGGAATGAATGGTAGACAAGTAGCAGGTTTGTTAGTAAGTAAAGGTCTTTTGAAAAATAAGACTAAATTTATAAAAACATTAAATAAATTCAATATAGAAAATAAAATTATGGCGGGGAGATATACTTTTTCTAGCCAAGCTTCCTTTATAGAGATATTATTGGTATTAATTGCTCCTAAGGAGGATATAAAATAGGCTAATATAAGGCTTAAAAAAATAGCGATAAATGTTGATATTGTTATTATGGTGTGGTATACTACATAACAGTGTGTAAAAAATGAAGATAGCACGCACATCTCTGGACTTTAATAAAGGTGCCCTTAGGGTCTTATTAAAGGTAGAAAGGGATGGAGGACTAAAAACCATGGAGGTGCAGTAATAATATGTCAGTAGTTACTATGAAGCAACTATTAGAAACAGGTGTTCATTTTGGACATCGAACTAGACGTTGGAATCCAAAGATGGATCCATATATTTTTACAGAAAGAAATGGGATCTATATAGTAGATCTTGAACAAACAGTTAAGTTAACTGAGGTAGCTTATGATTTTATAAGAGATTTAGCAAGTGAAGGAAAAGAAATTTTATTTGTTGGAACTAAAAAACAAGCTAAGCAAACAATTAAGCAAGAAGCTGAAAAATGCGGTATGCCATATGTTAGTGAAAGATGGCTTGGTGGTATGTTAACTAACTACCAAACTATTAGTAAACGAATCAGAAGATTAGAAGAGATAGAGCAAATGGAAGAAGATGGATTATTTGAAGTTTTACCTAATAAAGAAGTTATCGAATTAGAGAGAGAAAGAGATAAATTAGAGCGGTTCTTAGGTGGTGTTCGTCATATGGACGGACTACCTGATGCTATCTTTTTAGCTGACCCTCGTCAAGAGGAGATCGCGGTAGCAGAAGCTAATAAATTAGGTATTCCAGTAGTAGCTATTGTGGATACTAATTGTGATCCTGATTTAATTGACTATGTAATTCCAGGTAATGATGATGCTATTAGAGCGGTTAAACTATTAACTGGCATAATGGCAGATGCAGTATTAGAAGGTAAACAAGGTAATGTAGAAGAAGCTGAAGTTGAAGCTGAAGCTACTAGTGAAGAAGATACTGAAGAATAAATTTAAGGGCGTGGAATAAGGCGTAACTCGTCCTTATGAAGCGCCTTTTAACTACATAAGGAGGATTTAATTATGGGAATTTCTACAGCAGATATTAAAGAATTAAGAGAACAAACTGGAGCAGGAATGTTAGATTGTAAGAAAGCATTAGAAGAAAATGATGGAGATTTAGATGAGGCAGTTGATTATTTAAGAAAGCAAGGTATTGCTTCTGCAGAAAAGAAGGCTGGTCGAACTGCTTCTGAAGGTTTAGCATCTGTTAAAGCTGAAGGAAATCAAGCAGTAATTGCTGAGATTAATTCTGAGACTGACTTTGCTGCTAAAAATGATAAATTTCAAGAAGTTGTTGATCAGATGACTACTCATCTATTAACTAAGCAGCCAGCTGATGTAGATGAAGCATTAAATCAAACTCTAGTTGGTTCAGATAAGACAGTTGAAGAATACTTTAATGAAGCTATTTCTCAAATTGGAGAAAATCTTTCTTTCCGTCGTTTTAAATTGATCGAAAGAGCAGCTGATGAGGTATTTGGTACATATATTCATATGGGTGGTAATATTGGAGTTTTAACTTTACTTGAAGGTGGAGATGAGGACTTGGCCCGGAATGTAGCTATGCATATTGCTGCTGCTAATCCAGATTACTTATCTAGAGATGATGTTCCAGCAGAAGATGTAGAAAAAGAAAAGCAGGTATTACAAGAGCAAGCTGAAAATGAAGGAAAGCCAGAACATATTGTAGAACAGATTGTTAAAGGTAGGTTAAATAAGTTTTATAATCAAAATTGTTTAGTAGAACAAGAATATATTAGAGACACTGATAAAACAGTAGGAGATTTATTATCTGAAGCTGATGCTACAATTAAAGAGTCTGTTCGTTATGAAGTTGGAGAAGGAATTGAAGTTGAGGAAGAAGATTTTGCTGAAGAAGTTATGAGTGAAGTTAATGAGGTTAACAAGTAGAAATAGTACGAAAAAGAGAACACAGCTGTGTTCTCTTTTTTAAATTTCAAAGGGAACTGGGGGTTAAATTGATGTCAGAAACAGAATATTCAAGGGTAATTATTAAATTAAGTGGAGCTGCTTTAAGTGGAAATCAGGATTATGGTATTGACCCTCAATTTATTGAGTCTATTGCACAAGAAATCAAAGATGCAATAGCAACAGGAGTAGAAATAGCCATCGTAGTTGGCGGAGGAAATATTTTCAGAGGGATAGCTGGTAGTGCTCAAGGTATGGATCGTGCTACAGCTGATTATATGGGAATGTTAGCTACTGTAATGAATTCTCTAGCTTTACAAGATTCTTTGGAGACACTAGGATTATCTACTAGAGTACAGACTGCAATTGCTATGAGAGAAGTAGCTGAACCATATATTAGGCGTAGAGCTATTCGTCATTTAGAAAAAGGGAGAGTAGTTATCTTTGCAGCTGGAACTGGTAACCCTTTCTTTTCTACTGATACAACAGCAGCTTTAAGAGCAGCTGAGATTGATGCAGATGCTATTTTGATGGCTAAAGATGTAGATGGTATTTATGATTCTGATCCTGAACAGAATCCCAATGCAGTTAAATTTAAAGAATTAGATTATATTGATGTTTTAAATCGTGGTTTAGGAGTTATGGATTCTACTGCTGTATCTTTATGTATGGATAATAGTATTCCTTTAGTTGTTTTTGGCTTATCAAAGGATGGAAACATTAAAAGAGCTGTACTAGGTGAAAAAGTAGGTACTTTTGTTAAATAGAATTTAAAAAGGAGGTATAAAGATGATTAAAGGTGTAATGAATGATACACGTAAAAAGATGGAAGAAGTACTTGAAAGTATTGAAGGAAACTTTGCTAAAATTAGGACTGGAAGAGCTAGACCTTCTTTAGTAGAAGATATCAAAGCAGAGTATTATGGCCAGGTAACACCACTTAATCAAATGGCTCAAATTTCTGTTCCTGAGGCTCGTCAACTAGTTATTAATCCTTATGATAATAATGCTCTTGAAGATATTGAAAAAGCAATTTTAAAGTCTGATTTAGATTTAACACCTAATACTGATGGTGATTTAATTAGAATTAATATTCCTGAATTAACTGAGGAAAGAAGAAAAAAATTAGCTAAATTAGCTGATGAAAAAGCTGAAGAAGGAAGGATAGCTATTAGAGAAGTTAGACGAGAAGCTAACAATGAACTAGAAGATCTAGAGTCTAGTGGGGAAATCTCTGAAGATAATTACCATCGTGGGTTAGATAATGTTCAACAAATAACTGACGAATATATTAATAAAGTTGATACATTATTAGATAAGAAAAAATCAGCAATTATGAGTGTATAACCTTTAATATCCCCCTCTTTATCTGAGGGGGTTAAATTTTATAGATTTATGGATACTAGTTTAACTGTGTAAGATAGGAGGAAAATTGATGGGGCAGATTTTCGATTGGTTTAAGAATTTGTTGGTTAATTCTGAAGCTTCTGACGTGAATGTGCCACTTGATAAGCAAATTATACCTAAACATATAGCTTTGATTATGGATGGTAACGGGCGCTGGGCCAAAAAACAAGGGTACCCTCGTAGTAGGGGGCATCAAGTAGGAGTTAATACTTTAAAAAAGATTGTACAGATAGCTAGTAATTTGGGAGTTAAATACATCACTACCTATGCTTTTTCGACAGAAAATTGGCAACGGCCTCAAAAAGAAATAGATTTTTTAATGAATTTATTTAAAAAAACATTTGCTAAGGAAGCAGATAACTTTAATCAAAATAATATTAAGGTCAATATTATTGGCCGAAAAGATAGATTACCTGATTCTGTTTTAGAGCAAGTGAGAAAAATCATGAAATTAACTAGTGATAATAACGGTTTAACACTTAATATTGCTCTAGATTATGGTGGACGGGCTGAGATAATAAAAGCAGTCAAAGAAATGATTGAAAATACTAAACAAGAAAAGTTAAGTGAAACAAGACTGGCTAATGGATTATATACTTCTAGTCAACCAGATCCTGATTTATTGATTAGGCCAGGTGGTGAAAAACGGATTAGTAATTTTCTTATCTGGCAGATAGCTTATACTGAATTATATTTTACAGATATTTATTGGCCAGAATTTGGAGAGGAAGAGTTTTTAAAAGCAATTAAAGAATATCAAAAACGAAATAGACGTTTTGGTGGACTTAAAGAAGAGTAGGTGATAAAATGCTAATCAAAAGGGTGTTAAGTACTATTTTAGGGGTTCCCTTATTAGTACTTATTTTTAAAATTGGTGGCTGGATTTTTTTTGGATTTAATTTATTGGTTATAGCTGTAGGAATGAATGAGTATTATAAATTAGTAGAAGCTAAAGGAATTAAGGTAAATAAAATTTTAGGAGTTTTATTGGGTTGGTTATTAAATAGTGCAATTTATTTTGGCTTTAGTTCTCAACAGATTATAGCATTATTAATGTTAGGATTAGTTATAATTTTATTAAAACAAATATTAATTAAATTAGATAAAGCAGTAATTTTAACAACTGCAACAACTTATTTTGGTGTTTTTTATATGGCCGGTCTATTTAGTTACTTAACTTTATTATATAATTTACAATTTGAAACTTTACAGTCTTCTGCAATCATTATATGGTTACCAATTTTAGCAACATGGGTTACTGACACAGGTGCTTATTTTATAGGTAAGAGTTTAGGGCAAAATCCTCTTGCCCCTAAGATTAGTCCTAATAAGACAATTGAAGGTGCAATTGGCGGAGTAGTTAGTAGTATTTTAATTACAATATTATTTAGTGTGTACTTAGATTTTGGTTATTTATCTGGTATAGTATTAGGGACATTAATTGGGACCTTCGCTCAACTTGGTGATTTATCTGAGTCGGCTTTTAAAAGAGATGCCCAAATTAAGGATTCAGGTAATTTAATACCTGGTCATGGAGGATTATTGGATAGAATAGATAGTTTATTATTTGTGTTACCTGTTGCTTATTATTATTTAGAATTAGTATTGAGTTAATAGTAGGTGAAAAAATGAAAACTACTTATAAATTGGTCCTATTCTTTTTGCTTTTAATATTAGCTAGTCTCCTTTTTTTAAATTATGTAGTTGCATATCTATTACCTTTTGTAATTGCTATTATTGTAGCTAGTTTAATTGAACCAGTAGTTAATTTTTTACAGCAAGAGGGTAAATTATCACGTGGATTAGCTGTTGCTATTGTGTTAATAATAATTATTATTTTAATCAGTTTATTATTAGCTATTTGTTTTTCTAGATTATTTGTAGAATTAGATAATTTAGTTAATAATTTACCTGACTATCAAACTATAGGTAATAAGTTTCATTGGCTAGCTAAGCAAAACAAAGAATTGAGTGAATTGATGGAGGAATGGCAGCTTTCTGATTCAATTAAAAAAGCAATTAATAGTAATTTGCAAAAGATTTATGATAGAATTAAAAAGATGATTCAGTTAGTAATTACTTCTTTATTAGAAATTGTTAAACAGCTACCGCGCTTAGTAACGATTTTATTAATTAGTTTAATTGCTACTTTCTTTATTAGTAGAGATAAAAAATTAATTTTAAAGACTTTATTAAGTCCATTTCCTAAATACTGGCGTAAAAAAATATTGCAAGTACAAGTAGAAATTATTAGTGCTGGGGTAGGATTTATCAGAGCCCAAATGATTTTAATTTCAATTACTACTATACTTTCAATTATAGGATTAATAACTTTGCAAAGCGATTATGCTTTAGTAGCTGGTTTAGCTGCTGGAACATTAGATTTAATCCCTATTATTGGCCCTGGTATGGTTTATACACCCTGGATAATATATAATTTAGTAATTAATAATCTTCATTTTGCTTTAGGTCTATTAATTATCTACATAATAGTTACTATTACACGACAAGTAGCTGAAGCTAAAATAGTAGGAGAAAGTATAGGAGTTCATCCTTTGGCTACTTTGGTCTCAATGTATTTAGGTGTACAATTATTTGGAGCAACAGGTTTTTTTATTGGCCCAGCCTTAGTCATAATTTTAAAAGCAATAATTAATACAGGATTTATTTCACTAATTATTAATGATTAGAAAACGTATATATAATAAAGGAGGGAAGTCGTTTTTAATAACGACATGATTTATGAAACAGATATCTATTTTAGGTTCTACAGGCTCAATTGGAACGCAAACTTTAGAGGTAATAGAGAACTTAGATGAAGAAATTTCTGTAGTAGCTATAACTGCTAATAACAGTATAGATTTATTAGTTCAGCAGGCTAAAAAATTTAAAGTTGATTATGCAGTGATTATGAACGAAGAAAAAGTTAGTCAATTAGAAAGTAAGTTAACTGGTACTACAATTACTGTTTTATCTGGTTTAGAAGGTTTAACTAAAGTAGCTACTTTAGAGCAAGTTGATTTAGTAATTAATTCAGTAGTAGGTGCAATAGGTGTTAGACCTACTTTAGCAGCAATTAAAGCAGGAAAAGATATAGGTTTAGCTAATAAGGAAACATTAGTAACAGCAGGTTCTATTGTAACTAGAGAAGCTAAGAAAAATGGAGTAAAGTTGTTACCAATTGATAGTGAACATAATGCTATTTTTCAGGTCTTAAATGGTGAAAAATCAACTAGTATAAAAAGGTTAATTTTAACTGCTTCTGGAGGTCCATTTAGAGAAGCTACTGCATCAGAATTAAAAGAAGTTACAGTAGAGGATGCTTTAGATCATCCGAATTGGGATATGGGTGGTAAAATTACTATTGATTCAGCAACTTTAATGAACAAAGGATTAGAAGTCATAGAAGCCCATTGGTTATTTGATCTTAGTTTTGATAAAATAGATGTTGTAGTTCATCCACAAAGTATTGTTCATTCTTTAGTAGAGTTTAAAGATCATTCTACGATAGCTGAATTGGGATTACCTGATATGAAAGTACCAATTCAATATGTATTAACCTATCCTAATAGGAAAGAAAATAATTTAGAGAGTTTAAATTTAGCTGAAGTCAGAAAATTAACTTTTGAAGAAGCAAAGACTGATTTATTTTCTTGTTTAGAATATGCTTATCAAGCAGGTAAGGTTGGAGGAACAATGCCTGCTGTTTTAAATGCTGCTAATGAAATAGCAGTGAGTAAATTTCTAAGTCATCAACTTAAGTTTAATCAAATACCAGAGTTAATTTCTAAAGTAATCTCCAATCATCAAGTAGTTTATAAGCCTACGTTAGATCAAATTCTACAAGCAGATACTTGGGCTAGGAGTGAAGCCCAGAAAGTGGGGGATCAGATTTGTTAACTACTATTGTTTCTTTTATAGTTGTATTAAGTATATTAGTTTTTTTTCATGAATTAGGTCACTTTTTAGTAGCAAAATATGTAGGAGTACAAGTAGAAGAATTCGCTATTGGTATGGGACCTAAGTTAATTGGTCACCAGCAAGGAGAAACTTTATATTCAATACGAATTTTACCTTTAGGTGGGTTTTGTAAAATGACTGGTGAAATGCCGGTTGAT contains:
- the ytvI gene encoding sporulation integral membrane protein YtvI, with the translated sequence MKTTYKLVLFFLLLILASLLFLNYVVAYLLPFVIAIIVASLIEPVVNFLQQEGKLSRGLAVAIVLIIIIILISLLLAICFSRLFVELDNLVNNLPDYQTIGNKFHWLAKQNKELSELMEEWQLSDSIKKAINSNLQKIYDRIKKMIQLVITSLLEIVKQLPRLVTILLISLIATFFISRDKKLILKTLLSPFPKYWRKKILQVQVEIISAGVGFIRAQMILISITTILSIIGLITLQSDYALVAGLAAGTLDLIPIIGPGMVYTPWIIYNLVINNLHFALGLLIIYIIVTITRQVAEAKIVGESIGVHPLATLVSMYLGVQLFGATGFFIGPALVIILKAIINTGFISLIIND
- a CDS encoding 1-deoxy-D-xylulose-5-phosphate reductoisomerase; translated protein: MKQISILGSTGSIGTQTLEVIENLDEEISVVAITANNSIDLLVQQAKKFKVDYAVIMNEEKVSQLESKLTGTTITVLSGLEGLTKVATLEQVDLVINSVVGAIGVRPTLAAIKAGKDIGLANKETLVTAGSIVTREAKKNGVKLLPIDSEHNAIFQVLNGEKSTSIKRLILTASGGPFREATASELKEVTVEDALDHPNWDMGGKITIDSATLMNKGLEVIEAHWLFDLSFDKIDVVVHPQSIVHSLVEFKDHSTIAELGLPDMKVPIQYVLTYPNRKENNLESLNLAEVRKLTFEEAKTDLFSCLEYAYQAGKVGGTMPAVLNAANEIAVSKFLSHQLKFNQIPELISKVISNHQVVYKPTLDQILQADTWARSEAQKVGDQIC